The window ATTAAAATTGATTTTTTTTGACGGCTTATTATCGGCCAATGCAGCCGAAACAATCTGGGGCAGTCCCATTGCAGCTATGGTACCCACCGATGCGGTTTTTAAAAAATTACGGCGATTGGGTTTAAGAATATTATTCATAAATGGTTTGATAGATTTGATTTTGGATTTCCGAATTTACTGATTTACCCGGCTTTTTTAAACTTTGTTAAATTTTGTACCGGCATTTGCCTTATTAATATAAGCCGCCGGTTTAATTTTCATAAAATTCTGGTTTATACACCTATCAGTATTTGTTAACTTCGCGCCATGTATTTTTTATTAAAACCCATCCTGTTCCAGTTCGATCCCGAAAAAGTACATTACTTTGTAACCCGAAATTTAAAGCGCTTTAACCGCTTTCCGGGTGGTGCCGCTTTAAGCCGGGCCATATGGGATGTAAACAACCCGCAACTGGAGCGCGAAGTGTTTGGCCTTAAATTTAAAAATCCCGTTGGCCTTGCCGCCGGTTTTGATAAAAATGCCGAATTAATGGGCGAAATGGCCAACATAGGCTTTGGTTTTGTAGAGATTGGCACCGTTACCCCCCTGCCCCAGCCCGGCAACCCGCAGCCACGCATGTTTCGCCTGCCGGCAGATGGCGCGCTGATTAACCGCATGGGCTTTAACAATTTTGGAGTAGATGTAGCTGCCGAACGGATTGCATCCTTCCGCAAAAATGCCAAAGGCGCACAAAAAAGCCTCATCATAGGCGGTAACATTGGCAAAAATAAGGTTACCCCCAATGAAGATGCCGTAAGCGACTATATCAAATGCTTTGACCGCCTGTTTGATGTGGTTGATTATTTTGTAGTGAACGTAAGCTCGCCCAATACACCCGGCCTGCGCGAACTGCAGGAAAAAGAGCCTTTAATGAATCTGCTGAATACCTTACAGCAACGTAATTCAAAAAATGGCATTAGCAGGCCTATCCTGCTCAAAATAGCACCAGATCTTACAGATTCGCAGTTGGATGACATTGTAGAGATTGTACAGCAAACCGGCATTGCAGGGCTTATAGCTACCAATACAACCATCAGCAGGGAGAATTTAAATTCGCCAGCCAGCTTAAAAGACGAAATGGGCGGGCTAAGCGGCACACCGCTAACCAAACGCTCAACCGAGGTTATCAGCTATATTCACAAAAAATCAAACGGATCGTTCCCGATAATTGGGGTAGGCGGCATACACTCTGCCGATGACGCTATCGAAAAGCTAAATGCAGGCGCATCATTAGTGCAACTATATACCGGGTTTATTTACGAAGGCCCAGGATTGATTGGGAGTATAAATAAACGCCTTCTGAATGAGAATTTGCAGAATTAAAGAATAGCCAGAATCTTAAAAGTTGAAAAATTAAATCAGAATGGCGCAGAATCATAAAAATTCATTTGCACTAATTGAGAAGGGTTGCTTATTCTGCTAATTCTAAAATCCTGCAAATTCTGATTCGGACATAAAAAAAATCCCACCGGTTTCTGAAACCAGCAGGATTTATAAGATCTTTTTAAGCGCCAGGCGCCTGAAAACAGATAGATTATTTACCGGCAGCGATAGCTAAAGCTTCGTTGTTTTTTTGGATTTGGTTGCCTTTTTTCTCGGCAGAACGGCTTCCGTACTCAAGGTTAGTAGCCAGTTTTAAAAACTGAACTTCTAAACGTGAAGTAGTTTTATTTTTTCTATCTTTTCTTTTTAAACGTGTAACGCCCATGGTGTTGTTATTTTAATGTTTTTAATACCCTTGAGGTCGGGAGCGGATTCGAACCGCTGTAAAAGGTTTTGCAGACCTCTGCCTAGCCACTCGGCCACCCGACCCTAATTTTAGGATTGCAAAAATAGTAATTTATTTATTGCAATGCCAATATTTATTTCATTGAATTTCTTTTTATTTCAGAACATAGTATGGCAGTTGCTATTGCCACATTCAATGACTCGGCATGGCCTGCCCTCGGGATGGTTATTTTAGTTGTTATTAACCGCTCAATATCAGCGCTTATGCCGTTGCCTTCGTTACCCATTACCAATAATCCTTCGGTGCCAAAAGGAGTGTTGTAAATATTTTCGCCATCCAGCATCGCGCCAAATATCGGCAATTTAATTTGTGGCAGCGCTTGCGCCAGGTTGGTATAATGCACATTTACACGCGCCAACGAGCCCATAGTGGCCTGCACTACTTTGGGGTTGTATACGTCAACGGTATCCTCGCTACATACAATATCATTAATACCAAACCAATCGGCAGTGCGAATAATGGTACCCATATTGCCCGGGTCCTGTATATTATCCAGGACCAAAGAAAACCTTTGTTTAAGGCTATCATAATTTAAAGTTGGCCATATTGGTATTTTAACCAAACCAATTACCTCCTGCGGCGTTTTCAAAGTGCTGATTTTTTCGATATCCTTCGCCGAAATCTCCTGAAAGTTTATTTTTCGGGATAAATTCAGCATTTTTGGGGCAATTGCGCCGGTATGGTATACCGTATCAACCTGGTAACGCGAACCTGTAAATTCAACAACTGATTTATAGCCTTCAACCAGGAAAAAACCATGCTCCCTGCGAAATTTTTTATGTTGTAAGGATGTTAATAAACTGATTTGTGATTTTGAAAGCATACAAAAAACCTGCTGGTTACCGTCTTGCAATATTAAGTATTTTACTGCTCATAATAGGCTCGGGCTGTAGCCTTACCCGCGGCATTGGCAAAAATCAAACCCTGGTGCGTAAAATTACCATCAAAGGTATTGACGAACAGTTTGAAGAAGCCGCGTTAAATTATGTTGATAAAGAACAGCAGCCCAATAACAAGCTAAACCTGCAATTTTATTATTGGTTTAGCAACCATGGCAAACGCAACATAGGCGAAGCACCTACCTTACTTGATAGCAACCTGGTTGAGTACTCGCGTTTCCAGATGGAAAAGTTCATCCAAAACCGTGGTTATTTAAAAGCAAAAGTTACTGATAGTGTTATCATCAAAAAGCAACGCGCCGAAATAGTTTTTACCACTGTAGAAGGCCCGATGTTCCACATCCGTAAGCTGGTTGATAGCATCCCGGATAAAAACATTGCCAACCTTTACCACGCCAACCGTAACAGCATGTCGCACATACAACCCGGCGGGCGTTTTGACATGGATAGCCTGGCGCATGACCGCGATGAACTTTACCTGCTGATGAAACGTAATGGCTATTTTGATTTTTACCGCCAGTACGTAAACTTCACCTACGATTCTACCTTCAACAGCAGCGTGGTTGATATTAAAATGATGATTGATAACCCGGCAGGTAAAACAGAACACCCGGTTTATAAAATTAATAATACGCTGATAACCATATCTGCCAGTAATGGCAAAACAACCGGCAAAGCCGATACCTTGCAGGTCGATTCGCAATTCAGGTATGTAGATTTCTCGCATCGGTTTAAATCGCGGGTGGTAACTGATTATACTTTCCAAAAAAAGGGCCAGTTATATAACATCGATAAACAAACTTTAACTACAACCCGACTTTCGGAGTTAAATGTTTTCCGGAATGTGCCCAACCCCACCTATGAAAAACTGGGCGATAGCACACACCGCCTGAATACCAAAATTGACATTATTCCGCTTAAACACTATTCAGACCGTGTTGAGGGTGAGTTCCTGTTTGCCAATGGCAGGTATGGCTACAATGTGGGTAATACCTTTACCAACCGGAATCTTTTTAACCAGGCGGCCATCCTGCAGTTAAAACTAAACTGGAGCATTTTGTTTGATAACGGAACAAATACCACAAATAATGATAATATACAAAACCAAGAGCTTAGGCTGGGTGCAAACCTCATTTATCCCCGCATCATATCCCCCTTCAATTTCCCGCTTTTAGGAAAATTTGGCGTGCCCCATACAACCTTCTCAACAAACTATTCCTTGTTTTATCAAAAAGGCCTGGTAACACGTCAAAGTTTTGTAAACTCCATCAGCTATGATTTTTATGAAACGGCGCGCAAGCTGCATACCATTACACCCATAAATATTGAATTTTCGAGGGGCGTTATTGACCCCGCTGCAATGGATAGCTTATTGGCCTACAACAGGCAGGCCTACATCAACTTAATTGGCCGGACTGTATTTACAACCGGTAGCCAGTATACTTTTCAGTATAACGCCATTGAATTAAATTCATATGATAACTTTTTATACTTCCGTGGAAGCCTTGATGTTGGCGGCAATTTCTTAAGCTTACTAAGCAACACATTTAACACGCCACGGGATGACTCGGGCCAGCGCAAATTCCTGGGTTATGTTTTCAGCCAATATGCTAAGACCGAGGGAGATATTCGTTTTTATCGGACATTAGGTGGCGAAAAACAATTCATTTTTCGCATTAATCCAGGTATTGGCATACCGTATGGCAACAGCAACCAGCTGATATTTGAAAAAAACTTTTACGGGGGCGGCGCCAATGATATGCGCGCCTGGCTGCCACGCACGCTGGGACCTGGCCAATATAACAGGGCTACGGCTTACTTTGATACAACAACAAATAAAGACAATCCGGTATCGCGCGCCCGTTTTAAATACCTTGACCAGTTTGGCGAAATAAAATTGGTGGCCAACGCCGAATACCGTTACAAGCTAATCAATAACTTTTTTGGCGCCAAGCTAAAGGGCGCTGTTTTTGTTGATGCCGGAAACGTTTGGCGCCTGGGCAAAAAAGCCGAGAGCCCGAATGGCGAGTTCAGGTTTGATAACCTTTGGCAGTCAACCGCCATTGGCGTAGGAACGGGCTTAAGGTTCGATTTAAGCTTCTTTGTATTCAGGTTGGATATGGCCTTCAAGTTTAAGGATCCGCAGTTTAGCGGCAGTGATCAATGGGTACTTATCAAGCACGCCAATGAACTGTTTAAATCAGGCAGCTTTAAAGAGGCTTATCTAAAAGCCAACGCCACCGGCGTTGATAGCAAAGGCAACGTTGTTGGCGATAGTTACAATTTTATGCAGCTGAACTTCGGGATAGGGCTACCTTTTTAATTAATGATTATCGATTTAATGAATTATTGAATTGAAAAGATTGGCTGGTTATTTAATTTGCAACTTATGTAAGTTGCCATTCAACAACCTCAATAGCTTCGATTCTTTTTCAAAAAGTCTTGATTCCTGGCTCTTGATTCTTGACTCTCTCGCCCTAAAGCATGTTCTTCAACCCGTCAATTATACTTTCAAAAAATGTAGGGATGCTGAGATTGTTGTGGTAGTTAAAATACAGGAAAATACAAAAGATGATTACCGCTATAATAATAAACCGCTTAAACATATAAGCCAGCAGTACCAATATAAGCGGTATGGCAACTAAAAGCACCCAACTGATGTGCCATGGGCTTAGTTTACTATCGTGCTTGTATATGTAATAAAGTATGGCGTGGGTGCCGGTCTCGTTCATGTGCTTGGCATACAAAAACGTCGACCGGTCTATTTTTTGGCGGTAAAAAGCAACCCCTTTTTCAAATTTAAGCTGATATTCAAATCCATTCATCACAAAAGTGAACAGCCCATTCACCTTCTCCTGCGTTACGCCCGCCGTGTCGGTTGCTACTATGGCCACCTGGTCAACCGCAAAAGGATTTTCTTTAACTACAAAATGGTTTATGGTTATTGCATCAGCAAAAACAAAACTGTGAGCTGCTGCAACTAAGCAAAATAAAAGCAATAATTTTTTCATCTTTCAATAAACCGTCAGTAAAATGTACGCAATAAAAATAGTGTTTTTTTACACTACTTATTCAGCAAATAAATAGCAGCGTTAAGTACCGCGGCAAAACTTACCCAAAGTAAATAAGGCCATAACAGCCGGCCTGCGGCTTTGCTAAACTTATAAAACCAGTTGATGTTTAAAATAATGCTTAGCCATAGTAAAATAATAACAATAAGGGCTCCAAGCACCTGGTGCAATCCAAAAAACACTATCGACCATGAAAAATTCAGGGCAAGCTGTATAAAGTAAATATTGCGCGCTATGATGTATACAGGCTTACGGCTGCGGTGTTTCCACACCAGGTAAGCTGCAGTAGCCATCATAATGTATAACGCTGTCCACACCGGCGCAAACAGCCATGGCGGAGGATTAAATGATGGCTTTTTGAGTGTGCTGTACCAGCCGGCAATTTCGGGCCTTGTAAATAGCGAAGCCACAAAGCCAATGGCCAGTGTAATTATTAAACTGATCAGGAACGGAAAAAATTGAAACTTTCTGGGTACGGCCGGGATCATCGTTTACTTAACCATCAAAAATGCAATAAGTTTGCCGGATATTTACAATACGATTATCCAAACAGGTATTTCAAAAGTCGCAAATAACTTACTTTAGCGGCAATTGCCAAAGCTGACAAAACACAATGATAAAAACTTATAAGCTATATACCGGAGCCGACGGGCACTCCCATGTACAAACAGGGACAGTATCCGAAGGTCTTTTCAACCAGGCATCAAGCATCAGGTTCCAGGAATCGCCACCGCATTCATTTTTTGATTGGCACAATGCCCCTGCCGAGCAGTATGTGATAACCTTATCAGGCACCCTTGAGTTTGAAACCCGCCCCGGCGAAACTTTTATTGTGCGCCCCGGCGAAATACTGATTGCCCTGGATACCACCGGAACTGCCCATAAGTGGAAACTGGTTGATGACCAGCCATGGCGACGAGCATATGTAGCTTTTGATGCCGGCCATGAAATAAATTTTGTACCGGACGGCGTGTAAAAAAAAGCCATGCTGGCCCGGCATTGCTGCCCAACCAGCTCCCTGCCTGCAAAACAATCATTTTGTCTTGCTTGCAGGGCCGGCGTTTTGCCCCGATAGCAAACCGGATGACCTTTAAACTTCTTTAATCGGGCCTAATTCTCACATACACGGTGCTGAAACCATCGGAAATGAACACATCGTTTTGGTATAAGGTATCGTTACGGATAATAAAAGCGGTAGGGTTTTGGTTATTAATCTTCAACAGGTCAAAAGTTTCGGTAGCCGAATATTTATAGTTCCTGGTTATCGAGAACTTACCCGATAAGGTAAGCGAGTCTTTTTTATACATTTTAAAAGTACTATCAGCACCATAAACCTGGGTAAATGAGTAACCGAGGCTTTGCGGTGTAAGTGTAACCCCAGCAATGCCGCCAACAGATTTTACCCAGCGCCAACTGCCTGTTATTTGGGTAGATGCCGGGACCGGCAAGCCATCTTTATTACATGAACTAACGCTGCAAAGTACCAGCGCGGCAAATAACAGGATAAAGTATCTCATTTTTTCAGGTTATATAATGCATTACGCAGGTGTTCAAAGCTTTGCTACAGCACATTACAATTTTTCAGAAAAATTATTTTATATAACTACTTATGTTATTTTGCAGCAAATTCTTTGTATCATTAAACCATGATTATAGTTATTCAGTGTAAAGACCAGGTGGGCCTGGTTGCTTACATAGCAGCCATATTGGCGAAGCAGCATTTAAACATCGTATCCATGCGCGAACACGTGGATCAAAACGAAAGTTTATTTTTCATGCGGGTTGAAGTTGATGATAACCCCGAAAGCGCACAACTGGAGCAACTATTAAAACGGCTGCTGCCCGATGGCGCCATGGTGCTGGTAAACCCCCTGCCCCACAAAAAGGTAGTAGTGCTGGTAACTAAAGAATACCATTGCCTTGCCGATATACTTATTCGCAACTATTTTAAAACATTGGGTGCAACTGTTCAATGCGTTATAGGCAATCATGCCACACTGCAAAACATTTGCAAACGCTTTGATATGCCTTTTCACCACATATCTCATGAGGAGGGCACGAAAGAAGAATTTGAACAAAGGGTAATTGAAACCGTTGAACAGTACACGCCCGACTATGTGGTGTTAGCTAAATACATGCGTATCCTGTCGCCAAATTTTGTGAGCAGGTTTCCTATGCGCATCATCAATATCCACCACTCGTTTTTACCTGCATTTATTGGTGCAAATCCTTACCGCAAGGCTTTTGAACGGGGTGTAAAGCTAATTGGTGCAACAGCCCACTTTGTATCAAATGAGCTTGACGAAGGGCCTATCATCGCCCAGCAAATTATCCCGGTAAACCATAC is drawn from Mucilaginibacter ginsenosidivorax and contains these coding sequences:
- a CDS encoding quinone-dependent dihydroorotate dehydrogenase, whose amino-acid sequence is MYFLLKPILFQFDPEKVHYFVTRNLKRFNRFPGGAALSRAIWDVNNPQLEREVFGLKFKNPVGLAAGFDKNAELMGEMANIGFGFVEIGTVTPLPQPGNPQPRMFRLPADGALINRMGFNNFGVDVAAERIASFRKNAKGAQKSLIIGGNIGKNKVTPNEDAVSDYIKCFDRLFDVVDYFVVNVSSPNTPGLRELQEKEPLMNLLNTLQQRNSKNGISRPILLKIAPDLTDSQLDDIVEIVQQTGIAGLIATNTTISRENLNSPASLKDEMGGLSGTPLTKRSTEVISYIHKKSNGSFPIIGVGGIHSADDAIEKLNAGASLVQLYTGFIYEGPGLIGSINKRLLNENLQN
- a CDS encoding spore protein; the protein is MGVTRLKRKDRKNKTTSRLEVQFLKLATNLEYGSRSAEKKGNQIQKNNEALAIAAGK
- a CDS encoding TrmH family RNA methyltransferase — protein: MLSKSQISLLTSLQHKKFRREHGFFLVEGYKSVVEFTGSRYQVDTVYHTGAIAPKMLNLSRKINFQEISAKDIEKISTLKTPQEVIGLVKIPIWPTLNYDSLKQRFSLVLDNIQDPGNMGTIIRTADWFGINDIVCSEDTVDVYNPKVVQATMGSLARVNVHYTNLAQALPQIKLPIFGAMLDGENIYNTPFGTEGLLVMGNEGNGISADIERLITTKITIPRAGHAESLNVAIATAILCSEIKRNSMK
- the tamL gene encoding translocation and assembly module lipoprotein TamL, with translation MKAYKKPAGYRLAILSILLLIIGSGCSLTRGIGKNQTLVRKITIKGIDEQFEEAALNYVDKEQQPNNKLNLQFYYWFSNHGKRNIGEAPTLLDSNLVEYSRFQMEKFIQNRGYLKAKVTDSVIIKKQRAEIVFTTVEGPMFHIRKLVDSIPDKNIANLYHANRNSMSHIQPGGRFDMDSLAHDRDELYLLMKRNGYFDFYRQYVNFTYDSTFNSSVVDIKMMIDNPAGKTEHPVYKINNTLITISASNGKTTGKADTLQVDSQFRYVDFSHRFKSRVVTDYTFQKKGQLYNIDKQTLTTTRLSELNVFRNVPNPTYEKLGDSTHRLNTKIDIIPLKHYSDRVEGEFLFANGRYGYNVGNTFTNRNLFNQAAILQLKLNWSILFDNGTNTTNNDNIQNQELRLGANLIYPRIISPFNFPLLGKFGVPHTTFSTNYSLFYQKGLVTRQSFVNSISYDFYETARKLHTITPINIEFSRGVIDPAAMDSLLAYNRQAYINLIGRTVFTTGSQYTFQYNAIELNSYDNFLYFRGSLDVGGNFLSLLSNTFNTPRDDSGQRKFLGYVFSQYAKTEGDIRFYRTLGGEKQFIFRINPGIGIPYGNSNQLIFEKNFYGGGANDMRAWLPRTLGPGQYNRATAYFDTTTNKDNPVSRARFKYLDQFGEIKLVANAEYRYKLINNFFGAKLKGAVFVDAGNVWRLGKKAESPNGEFRFDNLWQSTAIGVGTGLRFDLSFFVFRLDMAFKFKDPQFSGSDQWVLIKHANELFKSGSFKEAYLKANATGVDSKGNVVGDSYNFMQLNFGIGLPF
- a CDS encoding TspO/MBR family protein, with product MIPAVPRKFQFFPFLISLIITLAIGFVASLFTRPEIAGWYSTLKKPSFNPPPWLFAPVWTALYIMMATAAYLVWKHRSRKPVYIIARNIYFIQLALNFSWSIVFFGLHQVLGALIVIILLWLSIILNINWFYKFSKAAGRLLWPYLLWVSFAAVLNAAIYLLNK
- a CDS encoding cupin domain-containing protein; the encoded protein is MIKTYKLYTGADGHSHVQTGTVSEGLFNQASSIRFQESPPHSFFDWHNAPAEQYVITLSGTLEFETRPGETFIVRPGEILIALDTTGTAHKWKLVDDQPWRRAYVAFDAGHEINFVPDGV
- the purU gene encoding formyltetrahydrofolate deformylase; the encoded protein is MIIVIQCKDQVGLVAYIAAILAKQHLNIVSMREHVDQNESLFFMRVEVDDNPESAQLEQLLKRLLPDGAMVLVNPLPHKKVVVLVTKEYHCLADILIRNYFKTLGATVQCVIGNHATLQNICKRFDMPFHHISHEEGTKEEFEQRVIETVEQYTPDYVVLAKYMRILSPNFVSRFPMRIINIHHSFLPAFIGANPYRKAFERGVKLIGATAHFVSNELDEGPIIAQQIIPVNHTFTAATMVKAGQEIETSVLARALKLVFEDRVFVSKNKTVIFE